ATCGCGCTGGCGAGGTGCAGGTGGTCCTCGGTGAACTTGCCCGTATCGAGCCCGCGGGCCACGACCTGTTTGAGCGTGGACTGCGTGTCGAGGAACAGCACCCCGACCACCTCGCGCCGGCCCTTCATGGGCACGCAGATGGCCTCGCGGATGTTGTGCCGGTGCAGGCTCTCGACGCCGCTGAACCGGTCGTCGGTGTGGACGTCCGATACGAGAACGCCCTGCTTCTCTTTGATGACGTGCTCGACGATCGTGCGGCTGACGGCGAGTTCTTCCTGCCGGTTCGTGCCCTCGCGGTACCGCACGGCTTTGGGGACGAGGCGCCCGTCCTCGTCGCGCACCATGAAGCACCCGTGGTCCGCGTCCACGGACTTGAACACGAGGTCCATCACGGTGCCGAGGAGTTGATCGACGTCGAGGATGTGGCTGACGACCTCGGCGGTCTCGTAGAGGGCCGCGAGGCTCGCGAGCCGGGCGCGGACCCAGTCGGTCGCGACGGACGGGCGCGAGAGGATCTGGCTGCCCGCGTCGACCGCGACGGTCCGCACGATGGCCGAGTTAAGGTCCTGGTCCGGCTGCGCCCGGAGCCGCACGCGCTCGGTGAGCTCGTTCCCGAGCGCGGGGAGCTCGTTGCGCCCGACGGTGAACATCAGCACCGACTGGCCGACGGTGATCGCGTCGCCGCTCCGCAGCGGGGCGACCTGGACGGGCTGACCGTTCAGGAGCGTACCGTTCCCGCTGCCGAGGTCGAAGAGTTCGTACCCGTGCGCCACCGCCCGCACTTCGAGGTGCCGGCGCGACACCTGGGTGTCGTGGAGCGACACGGCGTTCGCGGAGTGCCGGCCGACGGTGACGGTGGACCCGGTCAGCTCGAACTGCTTCCCTTCGTCGACGCCGCGAGTGACGATCAGTCGTGGCACGCGCTCCTCCGCGCTTTGATTCTGAGCGACAGGGGATACCGTACCCCGGGAGCGGAGATGAGGCAACCACCGTTAGGGCGCCGCGGGCGGATCGGGCAAGGCGCCGGTCCTTGCTGATGCGCTTACTTCCGCCGGAAATGCACGAGTTGGCTCTTGTTCGTCCACCCCTTCTCCGGCTTCCGTTTCCAATCCTTGCTGACACTTACGACCAGATCCTGGTGCCCGGCCCGGCCCCGGTCCGCCACCGCGAACCCCTCGTACTCCCACCCGTCGGACTGTGCCGGGGCCGTGAGCAACCGGACGGGCTTCTCGAACCGCGGTTGCCCCTCACGGGACGCGTTCCGGCACCAGTAGAGGTCACAAAGCCACCGCGTCTTATCTGCACTCAGGTACCCGCCGGCGAATAGCACGTCGAACACCCCATCGCCGTCCCAATCGGCGAACTGGAAGTCGTAGGGCTTCCGGTCGGCCACCTCCGGCAGGTCGAACGGCTTCACGGTCACCTCGGACCTACCCTTAAGTGGGCCAACACCCACCAGGAGCTTCCAGCTCTGTGGGTCGGCAAGCACCAGATCGGTACGGCCGTCGCGGTCCCAGTCGAGCAGGTGCGGCTGGGAGTGGCCGCGCATGACCCAATCTCGCTCCTTTGGCGTCATGTCGGACCGGATGAACGTGATCTCTTGACGGGCAGCAAAAGTGCCGTCCGCCTTCCGCAGGAACAGGTGAACCGTCCAGGGGTCACAGCAGTTGGACCCGGAGACCAGGTCCACCCGTCCGTCGCCGTCGAAATCCCCAAACTGGGGAGTGAACAGTCCGCAGCTTCACCCGGCCGGGATGCGGCCCGACGGTACGGCTTCGTCGAACCACGTCGGCTTGGCGTACTTGGGCTCCGCGTTGGTCTCTTGGTTCCGGTAGACGAGCAACCGGTCCCAGGCACCGACCAACAGATCGATCTTCCCGTCGCCGTCGTGATCCGCGTAACGGGGTTTTAGCCGCGCAGCGAACTCCGCGCCGTCCAGAATCGCTGTGGGCGGACCGAACTCGGTCAGGCGTTCGGCGGGCCGTGGGTCGGCATGAGACTGTCGAGGCGCTCCGACCGCCACCAGCACCAGCCCGATGGCACTCAGCGCTACACGCGAGCGGATTCGCATTCCGAGACCCTCCGAGGGCGACGGCCTCACCAGGAGCCGCCGGGCCGTTCTGCATCCCGGAATCATTACGTCACCCGGCTCGCTGCGGTTGATCGCATGTTACATTGCGCTGACCGCGATGCCGATCCTGGCCGACGCGCTCCAGGACGCCGGGTGCGACCGCACCGATGTGCTCGACCACTGCCGCGGCCCCGAGCCACACGTCCGCGGGTGCTGGGTCGTTGATCTGGTGCTCGGTAAGGAGTAGCATCGGGCGACAACCGGCACCGCACCGGGCTGCTGTTAAAGAAAGTACGTACTCGGTAGACCGGGTCTACGCACACTACGGCCGGCGAGCTCCAATGCTCGGCCACAGAGGGCTAAGGCGATGGGGTGGCTAGCGAAGTTGGTCGGGAAGCTCCGTGGGACGCCCTCACCGCCGCGGGATCCTGATGCGACGTTCGAGCGACTGGTCTG
The Gemmata palustris DNA segment above includes these coding regions:
- a CDS encoding ATP-binding protein, coding for MPRLIVTRGVDEGKQFELTGSTVTVGRHSANAVSLHDTQVSRRHLEVRAVAHGYELFDLGSGNGTLLNGQPVQVAPLRSGDAITVGQSVLMFTVGRNELPALGNELTERVRLRAQPDQDLNSAIVRTVAVDAGSQILSRPSVATDWVRARLASLAALYETAEVVSHILDVDQLLGTVMDLVFKSVDADHGCFMVRDEDGRLVPKAVRYREGTNRQEELAVSRTIVEHVIKEKQGVLVSDVHTDDRFSGVESLHRHNIREAICVPMKGRREVVGVLFLDTQSTLKQVVARGLDTGKFTEDHLHLASAIAHQAAIAVEESRYHEALVNAERLAAVGQTIAALSHHIKNIMQGVRFGADMVRTAIKESDTDLLGKGWKLVERNQGRIDELMLDMLSYSKEREPAVEPTDLNTLCEDVLEMVRGRATDRNVAIEWRAGAGVAVVPCDTEGIHRAVLNLVSNAIDALEDRPNAKLSVQALLEPDGTWAKIIVMDNGPGIPAEKFEDIFRPFVSTKGSRGTGLGLPVSRKIVREHGGDILVQSVLEKGSKFTIRLPMKSAFTGDANAGTGLFPVLPPLEE
- a CDS encoding FG-GAP repeat domain-containing protein; the encoded protein is MDLVSGSNCCDPWTVHLFLRKADGTFAARQEITFIRSDMTPKERDWVMRGHSQPHLLDWDRDGRTDLVLADPQSWKLLVGVGPLKGRSEVTVKPFDLPEVADRKPYDFQFADWDGDGVFDVLFAGGYLSADKTRWLCDLYWCRNASREGQPRFEKPVRLLTAPAQSDGWEYEGFAVADRGRAGHQDLVVSVSKDWKRKPEKGWTNKSQLVHFRRK
- a CDS encoding FG-GAP repeat domain-containing protein, producing MRIRSRVALSAIGLVLVAVGAPRQSHADPRPAERLTEFGPPTAILDGAEFAARLKPRYADHDGDGKIDLLVGAWDRLLVYRNQETNAEPKYAKPTWFDEAVPSGRIPAG